The DNA sequence TACGACTATCATCTCCGTCGGCCCAGTTTTTCGATAGATGAGTTTGCGGCCATTGACTTGTCTCGCGCCGAATCCATTTATCGCGAACGTTTTGCCAATGCCGCAGATTTTTGCTTTGTCTTTGTCGGCAATTTCGCACCTGATAGCTTACTTGATCTAGCAACTCGTTATTTGGGCAACTTACCCGCCAACAAGCAAGACAGTGAGCAATGGCAAGATCGTGGACTCCGACTCAGCAATACCCCAATAGACACCACCGTCATCGCCGGGCAAACCCCCAAAGCAGAAGTCATTCTGGAGTGGCACGGCGAATTCCCCTACGAAGATCGTGAGACCCGACTGCATTTCTCCGCCTTGCGCGAGCTACTGTCTTTCCGCCTGCGCGAAAAACTGCGCGAAGAAATGGGTGGTGTCTACGGTGTGAGAGTAAACATGAGAATGCAGCCCATTCCTGATGCACTCCACCACACCTCCATCCGTTTCAATGCCGCTCCCGAAGAAGTAGACAGCCTGATTGCCAAGGTTTACGAAGAAATCAACGCCCTCGCAGCGGGTGATATCCGCTTGGGCGACCTCGAAAAAATCAAAGCCAGCAGGGCAAAATCCTACGAAGAGGCCATCCGTAGCAACGGCTTCTGGCTCGGGCAAATCGCCCAATGTATCCGCATGAAATATGATTTTGAGCGGCTTTACCCCGACTATTACCAACAGCAATTAGATTTGCTGGACGCTGGCAAATTTGGTGCTATTGCGCAGCAGTATTTGTTGGGGGCTACGCATTTTAAGTTTGTGTTGTTGCCCACGACGTAGGTACAACCGACGCCGAACGGAGTAGCATAGACGCATAATGCCCAGTAGGCGCCAGAACGCAACCGACCGAAGGTGTATCTCTAAAAACATCCATTCTAACCTTCTATTTATGTCAATCCAAAAGATTATTTCCACAAAATCAAACCTTGTAACTGAATTACTTCAAAACATCGCAATTGAAGAGGATTGGGCTAAAATAGAACAATTCACCATCGCTTTAATTGACAACTTTAAAGATCCGAGAATACTACCTGGCCTAGTGGAGAAAATCAATACTCTGCCCTTCGACGAGGCTAATGCTTTTCTTGTATATGCATGTGGAGAGTATTCCTTGGAAGACTGTAAGGTCTTTTTTGACCTTTGGATTGAATTAGTCGCAATGGGAGATTTCCATACGGCATCGAATGCTGGATTTATTTTGGCTAATCTTCCTGAGCCATTTGATTTTAATGAAAGACAGTTAGACCAGGCAGAAAACAAGTTGATGCTTGCGCTTAGCAAACCTGTAACAGAGGAAAAGGCTTTGGTAATAAAAGAGGTACTGGAACTGCTGAAATAAATTAGGGCCCGTTAAACGAATTATTTTTAATCAAAAACGTTTATCTTTATATAAATTCAAACTTATCCAACCAAGCCGAAGATCATGGGCGTTGATGTGATGAAGCAGCAGTTAATTGAGCGCATCCAGAATGGGGACGAACTACTTATCCGGGTGATATTCGCAGTGAGTGAGGCTTTGGAGGAAGATATCAGCCAAGAAGAAGTTCTGACTATCCTACCGCCTGCGGGGTCACGTATTACAATGAAAGAACTCATTGCTGAAATCGAGGAAGCAGATGCAGAAATCGACCGTGGGGAATTCCTGACTTCTGAAGAACTGGAAAAGGAAATGGAACAGTGGTAGATAAGCTTTTTAAAGTAGTCTTCTCCTGAAACTCTAAGAAGCAATTAAGGGTAACCTGTAAGCGAAAGCCCAACTCACACATTATTTAACCTGATAAAACGTTATATTTAGGATCGTAAAACAAATGCTTATGAGTGCTGTAGAAATGCGCGAACAAGTCCATCAGTTGGTGGATGAAATAGATGAAAGACTTTTAAAGGCGGTCTTTCTGATGATGAGTTCTTACCAAAATGAGGAAGTGCCCATTGGTTATGAAATGGATGGTAGTCCTATTTATGGTAGCGAACTTGGTGAACTACTCGATCAGGAGGTGGAAGCTGCAAAGCAGGGAAATTACATTACCGTTGAAGAACTAGCAAAACGCTCTAAAAAATGGCTGACACGTACAAAGTAGTTGTTACTCCTCGTGCCGAAGCCAGCTTGGAAAAGATCATTAATTACCTTATTGAAGAGGTCTCTTATGAAACAGCTGAACATGTTGAAAAAAAGCTTTTAGCCGCTATTAATGATCTTGCAAAGATGCCTACTCGAAATGCACCAGCGAAGGAGATAATCAGCAAGGCAAATATTACCTATCGACGAGCAATATCAATGTCATATCGAATAATATATAGAGTTGAAGAAGATCAACTTATGGTTTTGGTCGTTGAAATTTATCACACTAAAAGAGGCGAGCCAGAAACCATAATATATATCGAATAACCAGCCAAGGGTCTAATTTTCCTTACTAAAGAATAATCCGACCTCCTTTATCTTTCAGCTATCCAAATGAAAAAATCTCCTTCAGCTATTAGCGTGCTCATCCTCGTGGTATTTTTATTAATTCTACTAGGAAAACCAGAAGCTATTTCAGAAGACTATCGGTGCAATAGAATATTTAATGGAGTATACAATTGGAAGATTTTCACTCCAATCTATTTTATCCTGTTAATTTTTAGCTTGTATGAACTTTGGAAAATCAGAAACAATATGAGCGAAAATCTTCTCAGTAGTATTTTCTTATTTTCAGTACCTGGTTATATCATTTTCTCCTTAGTTAGAAGATTAGTATTCGGCTGATTTGTACGTCTTATTTAATTGCCTACTCAGCCTTGTCTCTAAATACGATAAACCTACCTTACTCCCCCCTCCCCATATTCTTCACCATAGCCTTCCCCAAATCGCGTACAACACTATCTGCTGATTGGCTCAACTCCCCAGCAATACGCTCTTGTTCAGCAGTGGTTTTATTTTGACTCAATTTGGCTTTCGCCTGAATTTCAGTCACCCTTATTTCAACAGCCACAATTCCGGCCAGCATAGCCTGTTTATAGCCCTCCGAAAGGCCAGCCCATTGGGCTTGGTAGTCCTGCTCGAAAGTAGCAATCAGGCGCTCCAGGTGAGCGAAACCTTCGGCTGCTGTTTCCAGCAACCGAGCCTTACCATAAACATGCACAGCTTGATAGTTCCAGGTGGGTACATTTTGAATTTTATCGTAATGCCTTGGGGAAATATAGGCGTGAGGTTCGGCAAAGATGACGAGCGTCTCCTGCCCTGCTGCCAATAACTTCCACTGCTCATTGGCACGCGCGAAATGGGCTTCTAACATAAGTTGATACTCCATCAGCCTGACGACAAAAGGGAGATGGGTAGCAAGGGGCCGTTGGCCATCCTGATTTATGATGGTCGCAAAAGGGTACGTCCGTAAGAAGGATAAAATCTCCTCTTGGTCGTCCATTTTATTGAAGGCAGGGATATACATGCGTCTATTGCAGTTCTAGCTGCACCCACACCGGCTGGTGATCACTGAACCGGAATTGCTGATCCAGTGTCTTCACTTTCAAAGCTTTGAGGTTGGGAGAAATCAAAAAGAAATCAATTACGGTACGGAAGGTATTCTCCGGGTCGTAGGTACTTCGCAATTTACGGTTACTAGGTACGGTAGGGTCATAGAGCCATTGCCAGTCTTCGCCCACAAAATCAGCTGCGATATTGCTCTGAGTATAGCCATCGGTTTTTCCTGGCGAAAAAGTATCGAAAGGAAAGAACGGTGGGCACTGGTTCCAGTCGGCACCAACGATGACGTAATTGCCTTTTTCGTATTCGGCAGTGACCAACTCCCGAAGAAAAGCCATCTGCTGCTTCTTGAGTACGCCTCCTTTATCATAAGCAGAAAGGTGCGCATTGATGACGACTAATTCCTTGTCGGAAACCGTCGCAAAACGGCTGATGAGCAAACAACGGTCCAGCTGAAAGATAAGGGTAGGCCAATCGAAACTACCGGGCAACTGTAGCCGGCGTTCGGAGGTAGGCTGCCAACGACTCAACGAAGCAATACCCGCTTCTACTTTGCCGTACGCACGCCAGGGCTCCAGGATAGGTATGGGTACCCGCGCCACACGATAGTTGGCCGCATAACTGGCTGCATAATCAGGCCGTTGGGCACGCAAACTATCCAATTGCTGGGTGTAGTAAGAGCGACGCGAATTCAGATCAACCTCTTGAATCAGGAAAAAATCCGCATCGGTGCTTTTGATAAAAAGCTCGGCGCCATCCAGGTTCTTTTCCACCAATTCCTCACTTGGTCGAATCATTTTGCCACCCGACATAAAGAAGCCGCCACTGTCGTAGAAAAAGTCGGATTCTTTTCCCAAACCTGCGTAACCCATGTTCCAAATAGCCAGGGAAATAATGCTATCGCCAATAATGCTGTTGCTGCTTTTGGCGTAAACATCTACGGGTAAGTCTTCATCCGGTTGCCAATCTGTGAGCGTTCCATGCAACAAAACACCTCCTACATACAGTAAGAAAAGGGCTACCACTAGCAAAGATATCCTGATCGTTTTACGCAACATAGCAACTTTAATTTTGGGCTTATTCTTCCAATAACTTTTTAAGCTCATTGAGCTTCATCATGCACTCAATGGGCGTCATATTGTTGATCTGCAAATCCAATAATGCGGCTTTCAACTGGCCTGCTACAGGATCAACCGTTTCGAAGATACTCAACTGCATCGCTTCGGTACTGATCGATTCCGTCGCCGGACGAGCTACCTTAGGTTCGCCTTTAGATGTTGCGCCATCTCCTTCGATGTGTTTCTGCTCTAGCTGGCTAAGAATACCAGTGGCTCGCTCAACAATAGAATGGGGCATACCGGCCATCCGGGCAACGTGAATACCGAAGCTGTGATGGCTCCCCCCTTCGGCCAGCTTCCGTAAAAAGATGACTTTGTTGCCTAATTCCTTGACGGAAACATTGAAATTCTTGATCCGGGGAAACTTCTGCGCCAGCTCATTCAACTCGTGGTAGTGGGTCGCAAAAAGTGTCTTGGGGTAAGCTTTACCGTTGCTGTGCAAGTATTCAGCAATGGACCAGGCAATACTGATCCCATCGTAAGTACTGGTGCCCCGGCCAATCTCGTCGAGCAGGATGAGCGACCGGTCCGAGACATTGTTCATGATACTGGCAGTCTCATTCATCTCCACCATAAAGGTCGACTCTCCGCTGGAGATGTTGTCACTCGCTCCTACGCGGGTGAAGACTTTATCGACGATGCCTAATCTTGCTGCTTTCGCAGGAACAAAACTACCCATTTGGGCCATCAGGCAAATCAGGGCCGTCTGCCGCAAGAGTGCTGATTTACCCGACATGTTGGGTCCGGTAATCATCATAATTTGCTGCTCGTCCCGATCCAGATAGACATCATTGGGGACGTAAGCTTCGCCTAATGGCAAATGCTTTTCGATTACCGGGTGGCGCCCCTCCTTGATATCGATGACAAAACTATCATCCATCTGGGGTCGTACGTAATGGTTCTTCACGGCCAATTTGCTGAAGGATAGCAAGCAATCCAGGCGAGCGATCAGCGCCGCATTGCGCTGTACTTGTGGAATGAAATCGGCCAGTCGCAGTACCAATTGCTCAAAAAGGGAAGCCTCCAAAACCAGTACCTTTTCCTCAGCGCCTAGTATTTTATCTTCCAATACTTTTAGCTCTTCAGTGATGTAGCGCTCGGCATTAGTCAGGGTTTGTTTACGTGTCCACTCTGCGGGAACTTCGCTTTTGAATCTGTTGGTTACTTCGAGGTAATAACCGAAAACATTGTTAAAACCAATTTTTAGGCTGGAGATACCGGTACGTTCTACCTCGCGTTCTTTGATACCCACCAGTCGATTGCGACCGTTTTTCATGATATCGCGGAGGTCATCCAGCTCTTCCGACCAACCATCTGCGATCACACCGCCTTTGGAGAGGTTTACCGGTGGGTCTTCCATGATTTGCTGGCCAATTTCCTGACACAGTTTTTCACAATCATCTAAGCCATCCGCAATTTTCTGTAGCATCTTGTTGTCTGTTCCTTGCAAGGAAGCAACAATCAGAGGGATGGTTTCCAGTGATTTTTTCAGGGAGGTCACCTCTCTGGGGTTGATTTTGCCCAGTGGAACTTTGGCAATCAAACGTTCCAAATCCCCCATCTGGCGGATGAGTCCACTCAGCGCTTCCACCTGCTGGGGTGCTTGTACAAAATGATCTACTACCGCCAGGCGGGCCTCAATGTCTGCAACATCTTTGAGGGGTAAAATCACCCATTTTTTCAGCAATCGCCCTCCCATGGGCGATACCGTATGGTCGAGGATATTGATCAAAGGCACACCACTTTCGTTCGAACTATAGATCAACTCCAGGTTACGAATGGTAAAACGATCCAACCACACGTAGCGATCGGGCTGAATCCGCCCGATGGTATTGAGGTGCTTGATGTTTTTGTTCTCCGTCGTTTCCAGATAGTGCAAAATGGCACCCGCAGCGATTTGCGACAGTTCCATCTCCTCTACGCCAAATCCTTTTAGTGATTTGATCTCAAAATGGTTCAGCAATTTTTCTCTGGTATAATCCAGCGAGTACACCCATTCGTCGAGGGTAAAGACGTGAAAACGTTCCCCAAAACGTTCCTCAAAACCTTTCTTTTTGTCTTTCGCCAAAATCACTTCCGAAGGGCGGAAGCTTTGCAGCAATTTATCGACGTATTCCTGACTGCCTTCACAAACAAGAAATTCCCCAGTGGAGATATCCAATAAAGCCAGTCCGATCTGCTGCTGCTTGCCAAAGAACAAGCTGGCCAGAAAGTTATTGGTCTTATGGTCCAGCAATTTATCATCAATAGCCAATCCCGGTGTCACGATCTCCGTGACGCCCCGGCGAACAATCTTCTTTTCTTTGGATGGTTTCTCCAACTGCTCACAGATGGCTACCCGATGCCCAGCCCGAATCAGGCGCGGCAAGTAAGTATCCAGCGAGTGATAGGGAAAGCCTGCCAATTCCACATCGCTGCCACCATTGTTTCTGCTGGTCAGCACGATACCCAATACCTGGGCCGCCACGACGGCATCTTCGCCAAATGTTTCGTAGAAATCGCCTACCCGAAAAAGCAAGATTGCTGAGGGATGCTTGGCTTTTACCGTAAAATACTGCTTCATCAAAGGGGTTACCTTTGTAGACTTCTTTTTTGCTGTTGCTTTTTCGGCCAAGACTAAGGTGGTATTTGGTGAGTGAGCAAATATACCTAAATCGGGGGGATTATCAACTCCGTTTTACACTGGTATAAAATCCTTGCGCCAATCTAGGCAATCATCCATTCCTTTACTTCTCGAATAGCATTTTCTCCATAATGAACGGAATAAAAACAGGGAGGAGTAGGTAAGTCAATTGTTGAAATCGACAAGCAAATTTCACGCGCAAATGCGTCATAATCGTTATCCGCTACTTGGCGTAATTTTTCGCCACAGATCTTTGGGTCTATCCCCAAGGCCCCTGTTTGGTAGGAAACAACAGTTTTGCCATACGCTACGGCTTCTACCAGTTTAGTTTTTACGCCACCACCAGTACTAATAGGATTGAGTACAACGTCGCAAGCGGCAACATAGTCTTCGATATTTTCAACAAAACCTAGATAATGTATCCCTTGGTGGGTCAAATGCCTAAAGCCATCCAGTTTTTTGGGCAAGCCACCTCCACAAATCAGGATGCGGTATTTAAAATCAGCTAACACTTGCAGACGTGGATGAATATGATGGATAATGCCCTCTACTGCGGCTAAATTAGGAGCATAATTCTGTGGACCGAAGAAAAGCAGTAGCTTGTCTGAGTCATCGAATTCGTGCGCTTTTCTGATAGCTCGACAAATAACGCTATTGGTGGCTGGGCTTTCCGACTGGTCAACAGGATAGGGTGCGGAGAGACATTTTTTTGCACTTAGGCCAAAACGCTGAGGTGCTTCAGCTTGATCATGAATGGAAATAAAAGCTACGGCGTTTGCCCAATGATAAACCACATACTCACTGAGCCACATCAAAGGCCACCACCATTTGCCTATGCTGCGCCAGCGCTGGTACTCTAAATTATGGCTAAATACAACAACTTTTATCGACAATCCCAATAAAAAAGGGAGCAGCAAGAGCCCAAAATAGTGATGTTGGAGGGCTAAATAACAGATATTTCGTTCCCTTAAAAGTTGTCGAATGCGCCAACCCACCTTGGGATTAAAATATTTGCTTTTTCGGTCATCAAACAAGGACACAATTTCAATACCTTCTATTGGTTCATTATCAGTAGTGCTAATGCAAATCGTATCGGGCCAACTTGCTACCAGG is a window from the Lewinella sp. LCG006 genome containing:
- a CDS encoding type II toxin-antitoxin system RelE/ParE family toxin, which codes for MADTYKVVVTPRAEASLEKIINYLIEEVSYETAEHVEKKLLAAINDLAKMPTRNAPAKEIISKANITYRRAISMSYRIIYRVEEDQLMVLVVEIYHTKRGEPETIIYIE
- a CDS encoding FMN-binding negative transcriptional regulator, yielding MYIPAFNKMDDQEEILSFLRTYPFATIINQDGQRPLATHLPFVVRLMEYQLMLEAHFARANEQWKLLAAGQETLVIFAEPHAYISPRHYDKIQNVPTWNYQAVHVYGKARLLETAAEGFAHLERLIATFEQDYQAQWAGLSEGYKQAMLAGIVAVEIRVTEIQAKAKLSQNKTTAEQERIAGELSQSADSVVRDLGKAMVKNMGRGE
- a CDS encoding endonuclease/exonuclease/phosphatase family protein — encoded protein: MLRKTIRISLLVVALFLLYVGGVLLHGTLTDWQPDEDLPVDVYAKSSNSIIGDSIISLAIWNMGYAGLGKESDFFYDSGGFFMSGGKMIRPSEELVEKNLDGAELFIKSTDADFFLIQEVDLNSRRSYYTQQLDSLRAQRPDYAASYAANYRVARVPIPILEPWRAYGKVEAGIASLSRWQPTSERRLQLPGSFDWPTLIFQLDRCLLISRFATVSDKELVVINAHLSAYDKGGVLKKQQMAFLRELVTAEYEKGNYVIVGADWNQCPPFFPFDTFSPGKTDGYTQSNIAADFVGEDWQWLYDPTVPSNRKLRSTYDPENTFRTVIDFFLISPNLKALKVKTLDQQFRFSDHQPVWVQLELQ
- the mutS gene encoding DNA mismatch repair protein MutS, whose amino-acid sequence is MKQYFTVKAKHPSAILLFRVGDFYETFGEDAVVAAQVLGIVLTSRNNGGSDVELAGFPYHSLDTYLPRLIRAGHRVAICEQLEKPSKEKKIVRRGVTEIVTPGLAIDDKLLDHKTNNFLASLFFGKQQQIGLALLDISTGEFLVCEGSQEYVDKLLQSFRPSEVILAKDKKKGFEERFGERFHVFTLDEWVYSLDYTREKLLNHFEIKSLKGFGVEEMELSQIAAGAILHYLETTENKNIKHLNTIGRIQPDRYVWLDRFTIRNLELIYSSNESGVPLINILDHTVSPMGGRLLKKWVILPLKDVADIEARLAVVDHFVQAPQQVEALSGLIRQMGDLERLIAKVPLGKINPREVTSLKKSLETIPLIVASLQGTDNKMLQKIADGLDDCEKLCQEIGQQIMEDPPVNLSKGGVIADGWSEELDDLRDIMKNGRNRLVGIKEREVERTGISSLKIGFNNVFGYYLEVTNRFKSEVPAEWTRKQTLTNAERYITEELKVLEDKILGAEEKVLVLEASLFEQLVLRLADFIPQVQRNAALIARLDCLLSFSKLAVKNHYVRPQMDDSFVIDIKEGRHPVIEKHLPLGEAYVPNDVYLDRDEQQIMMITGPNMSGKSALLRQTALICLMAQMGSFVPAKAARLGIVDKVFTRVGASDNISSGESTFMVEMNETASIMNNVSDRSLILLDEIGRGTSTYDGISIAWSIAEYLHSNGKAYPKTLFATHYHELNELAQKFPRIKNFNVSVKELGNKVIFLRKLAEGGSHHSFGIHVARMAGMPHSIVERATGILSQLEQKHIEGDGATSKGEPKVARPATESISTEAMQLSIFETVDPVAGQLKAALLDLQINNMTPIECMMKLNELKKLLEE
- a CDS encoding glycosyltransferase family 4 protein translates to MQHNNKLAILAPYPFSPPQSGGHKAVMAYVKYLVASWPDTICISTTDNEPIEGIEIVSLFDDRKSKYFNPKVGWRIRQLLRERNICYLALQHHYFGLLLLPFLLGLSIKVVVFSHNLEYQRWRSIGKWWWPLMWLSEYVVYHWANAVAFISIHDQAEAPQRFGLSAKKCLSAPYPVDQSESPATNSVICRAIRKAHEFDDSDKLLLFFGPQNYAPNLAAVEGIIHHIHPRLQVLADFKYRILICGGGLPKKLDGFRHLTHQGIHYLGFVENIEDYVAACDVVLNPISTGGGVKTKLVEAVAYGKTVVSYQTGALGIDPKICGEKLRQVADNDYDAFAREICLSISTIDLPTPPCFYSVHYGENAIREVKEWMIA